One region of Zingiber officinale cultivar Zhangliang chromosome 7B, Zo_v1.1, whole genome shotgun sequence genomic DNA includes:
- the LOC122005335 gene encoding eukaryotic translation initiation factor 2A-like → MTSIVQSPNLEILAREPEGFSIWKGPPFNNGQPAIKLERVSCTVARFSDNGSRLMVTKNNSVISVYDGYSSNEIRSFEIPSLLGAALSPCGTYLQTFQKSTNPQDKNVVLWEIHSGASVYQHFQKNMTKATWPSIQFSSDESVACRLATNEIQFFDSKDFSKGFIYKLRLPGVAAIELSKAPGSYIAAFLPESKGIPASIQIFSSNKDAQTQPIARRSFFRCSTVTMHWNKLSSGLLVVAQSDVDKTNQSYYGESKLNYLTTDGSHEGLVSLRKEGPVHDVQWSYSGLEFAVVYGFMPAKATIFDKKGNPSLELGQGPYNTVRFNPKGRVVCLAGFGNLPGDMAFWDYKEKKLLGTTKAECSVTSEWSPDGRYFMTATTAPRLQIDNGIKIFHHDGSLYFKKMFNKLYQADWKPETPESFSDIDELVTSVNTIKIGDNEKKAQGSKSTETSKIPASIAQKPAAYRPPHAKNADSVKAELFGGIAPATEISKNALRNKKRREKQKEKKAAESGSNASASES, encoded by the exons ATGACTTCTATTGTTCAATCACCTAATTTGGAGATCCTTG CTAGAGAACCAGAAGGTTTCTCCATATGGAAAGGACCACCATTCAACAACGGGCAACCGGCAATCAAACTCGAGAGAGTTTCTTGCACCGTGGCAAGGTTCAGTGATAATGGGTCCAGGCTTATGGTGACCAAAAACAACTCTGTAATCAGTGTGTACGATGGCTATAGCTCCAATGAGATAAGGTCCTTTGAGATACCTTCCCTTCTTGGTGCCGCTTTGTCTCCATGTGGGACCTACCTCCAAACATTTCAGAAATCTACCAACCCTCAGGATAAAAATGTTGTGCTCTGGGAAATACATAGTGGTGCATCAGTCTATCAGCATTTTCAGAAGAATATGACTAAGGCCACATG GCCGTCCATTCAGTTCAGCTCTGATGAATCTGTTGCCTGCCGGCTGGCAACAAATGAGATACAGTTCTTCGACTCAAAGGACTTCTCAAAAGGATTTATTTATAAGTTAAGACTGCCAGGTGTTGCGGCAATTGAGTTGTCAAAGGCTCCTGGCTCTTATATTGCAGCATTTTTGCCTGAATCAAAG GGTATTCCTGCCAGCATTCAGATCTTCTCATCTAATAAGGATGCTCAAACTCAGCCCATTGCTAGACGAAGTTTCTTTCGATGTTCAACTGTGACAATGCATTGGAACAAGCTATCTTCTGGACTTCTAGTAGTTGCTCAATCAGATGTTGATAAAACCAATCAAAGTTACTATGGTGAATCTAAATTGAACTATCTAACTACTGATGGGAGCCACGAAGGACTTGTTTCTCTAA GAAAAGAAGGGCCTGTGCATGATGTTCAATGGTCTTACTCTGGATTGGAGTTTGCTGTTGTTTATGGAT TCATGCCTGCAAAAGCAACAATATTTGACAAGAAAGGCAATCCATCACTGGAGCTTGGGCAAGGCCCTTACAATACAGTCAGATTCAACCCCAAAGGAAGAG TTGTATGTTTGGCCGGCTTTGGCAATCTACCTGGTGACATG GCATTTTGGGATTATAAGGAAAAGAAATTGCTTGGAACAACAAAAGCAGAATGTTCAGTGACTAGTGAATGGTCACCTGATGGACGGTATTTCATGACTGCCACTACAGCACCAAGGCTGCAAATAGACAATGG GATAAAAATCTTCCACCATGATGGATCGCTTTATTTTAAGAAGATGTTCAATAAGTTGTATCAG GCTGACTGGAAACCAGAAACACCTGAAAGCTTCAGTGATATTGATGAACTTGTGACGTCTGTCAACACTATTAAGATTGGTGACAATGAAAAGAAAG CTCAGGGTTCAAAATCTACAGAGACAAGTAAGATCCCAGCTAGCATTGCTCAAAAGCCTGCTGCATACCGTCCACCCCATGCTAAAAATGCTGATTCAGTTAAGGCTGAG CTGTTTGGAGGAATTGCTCCGGCAAC AGAAATAAGCAAAAATGCATTGAGAAACAAGAAACGCAGGGAGAAGCAGAAAGAGAAAAAGGCTGCTGAATCTGGTAGTAATGCGTCGGCAAGTGAGAGCTAG